The Pseudorhodobacter turbinis genome contains a region encoding:
- a CDS encoding GGDEF domain-containing protein, producing MVSVASSTQSLQIGRASANRLMPMHIWVSATGRIESAGTTLQKAFGTIELEGENFFDLFEVRGPGGIFAVDDLHRRAGKTLSICPRIGTGAYALRGIAVPLEQQGAVLLNLSFGVGVIYAVSAFQLTAADFAATELAMELLYLVEAKTAVTEELRRLNLRLKGARDEAEQQALTDMLTGLRNRRALDLTMTELIEGQVPFGLMHIDLDYFKAVNDTLGHAAGDHVLREVARSLLSETRDCDTVARVGGDEFVIVFQELTDSEKLSNIADRVVERLREPSFFGGKPCRISASIGITISINYCPPEADRMLSDADEALYASKNAGRGQAQMFKSSMEDRRALGN from the coding sequence ATGGTAAGCGTAGCATCAAGCACACAATCGTTGCAGATAGGCAGAGCATCAGCGAACCGGCTGATGCCAATGCATATTTGGGTGTCGGCGACGGGCCGCATCGAATCCGCAGGCACAACTTTGCAAAAAGCCTTTGGCACCATAGAGCTGGAGGGCGAGAACTTTTTTGACCTCTTTGAAGTGCGTGGTCCGGGTGGAATTTTCGCGGTAGATGATTTGCATCGCCGCGCGGGTAAGACCTTGTCCATATGCCCGCGGATTGGGACGGGCGCCTATGCGCTGCGCGGAATTGCGGTCCCGCTGGAACAGCAAGGGGCAGTTCTGTTAAATCTGTCATTTGGTGTTGGTGTGATTTACGCGGTCTCGGCATTCCAGCTGACGGCTGCAGATTTTGCGGCTACGGAGCTGGCAATGGAGCTGCTCTATCTGGTGGAGGCAAAGACTGCCGTAACAGAAGAGTTGCGGCGATTGAACCTGCGCTTGAAGGGTGCCCGCGACGAAGCAGAACAGCAGGCGCTCACTGATATGTTGACCGGTTTGCGCAACCGCCGTGCATTGGACCTTACGATGACAGAGCTCATCGAAGGTCAGGTTCCCTTTGGTTTAATGCATATCGACCTGGACTACTTCAAGGCGGTCAATGATACCTTGGGTCATGCTGCAGGCGATCATGTGCTGCGTGAGGTGGCAAGGTCGCTTTTGTCCGAGACCCGGGATTGTGATACGGTTGCACGTGTGGGTGGCGATGAATTTGTTATTGTTTTCCAAGAACTAACAGACTCAGAAAAGCTATCAAACATCGCTGACCGCGTGGTGGAACGACTCAGAGAACCTTCATTTTTCGGCGGGAAACCATGCCGCATTTCCGCGAGCATCGGCATTACCATATCCATAAATTACTGTCCGCCAGAAGCGGACCGTATGTTGAGTGATGCGGATGAGGCCTTGTATGCATCTAAAAATGCGGGACGGGGGCAGGCGCAAATGTTCAAGTCTTCGATGGAAGACAGGCGTGCGTTGGGCAATTGA
- a CDS encoding heme NO-binding domain-containing protein, whose product MHGLINRAIQRYVRDTHGDAAWAQVARQAGLGFDGFEAMLLYDISLTETVLSAAERVLSRPREVILEDLGTFLVSNPGLDSLRRLLRFGGATFTEFLLTLEDTRGRGQLALPDIDLPVLDLYEISPSLYALQCRFPITGMGHVLVGLLRAMADDYGALVMLDHDGYSIDGEMVLIHLLEVSYAEGRSFDLTLRGG is encoded by the coding sequence ATGCATGGGCTGATCAACAGAGCAATTCAACGCTATGTGCGCGATACGCATGGTGATGCAGCTTGGGCTCAAGTCGCGCGGCAGGCCGGACTCGGCTTTGACGGGTTCGAAGCCATGTTGCTCTATGATATTTCTTTGACCGAGACTGTTTTGTCAGCGGCGGAACGGGTCCTGAGCCGCCCGCGCGAGGTGATTCTCGAGGATCTGGGCACTTTTCTGGTGTCGAACCCGGGGCTTGATAGCCTACGCCGTTTGTTGCGCTTTGGGGGTGCCACATTTACAGAGTTTTTGCTGACACTGGAGGATACGCGGGGGCGGGGGCAGCTTGCTCTGCCGGATATTGATCTGCCGGTGTTGGATCTGTATGAAATTTCGCCGTCACTTTATGCGCTGCAATGTCGTTTCCCGATTACGGGAATGGGCCACGTCCTTGTCGGATTATTGCGCGCGATGGCTGATGATTATGGCGCATTGGTTATGCTGGATCATGATGGTTATAGCATTGATGGTGAGATGGTTCTCATTCATTTACTGGAAGTATCTTATGCAGAGGGGCGGAGTTTCGACCTGACCCTTAGGGGTGGGTAA
- a CDS encoding cation:proton antiporter: MDIIVITTIIASLFLLIGAAEPLAKHLRLPYAVIIALLGIMVAAAATFFLRTDLTDALNPIAVAILALPIRSNVFLYVFLPTLVFQVTLGLNLRRMADDWVPILVLAVVAVFVATFVVGYSLAYVSSLSLAAALLVGAIVSTTDPSAVVSIFRSISAPRRLARIIEGESLLNDAAAIALAAVFMQYVRTNSPDPSVQSALAQFPVLLVGGAVVGWIAARITIWIMALFSRYELAVISVSITLPYLSYIIAEQSVGASGVIAVVVAAMTLQLTGPGRLPPGTWQNLRDVWGLLAHWAGALIFILAALLIPRMLETVQWSDLGLIIVVVGAAIFARAIILYGLLPLLTRLGLSPKVERPYRVAIMWGGLRGAVTLSLALAVTESLTIPPEIKRQVAVLATGFTLFTLLVQGTTLRLVIGWLGLDKLSPLDNALYNQVIAVALQTVREDLAKVTENYDLTKETVRAEAKKFGERLELAVKSADDKTEILDRDRITLGLIALASAERDSLLTRFRDRTISAGLSERLLSDADALIEGSRFAGRDGYKAASNRSLGFGRWLRLAVFLHNRLRFSRPLAHITATRFGLLLSQRLVLRDLHGFIDGRIRRIHGRRVAELLHAMLERRIERVEQALDGLRLQYPGYAEEMERRFIRRVALRLEEREYDTLMEDGLIGEEVHSALTLDIGARRDRAEASPLLDLAMQKKELVRQFPLFSDMDDAVLNRLARNLVTRYVNPGEWVLRRDSASRNVYFVASGAVEMDVAGQTWRLGRGEMFGQMGMLMRKPSRAAVRAIAPSTLLMLDEARFLRLLKRSKAIQGAVHASAARRGIPIDQLSMGG; this comes from the coding sequence ATGGACATAATCGTGATCACCACCATCATTGCCTCGCTTTTCTTGTTGATTGGCGCGGCAGAGCCGTTGGCAAAGCACTTGCGGCTGCCCTATGCGGTGATTATCGCTTTGCTTGGCATTATGGTTGCGGCGGCGGCGACGTTCTTTTTGCGCACGGATTTGACGGATGCGCTGAATCCGATTGCGGTGGCTATTCTGGCGCTGCCGATACGGTCCAATGTGTTTTTGTACGTGTTTCTGCCAACCTTGGTGTTTCAGGTGACGCTGGGGCTGAACCTGCGGCGGATGGCGGATGACTGGGTGCCGATCTTGGTGCTGGCCGTGGTTGCGGTCTTTGTGGCGACCTTTGTCGTTGGCTATTCGCTGGCCTATGTCAGCTCGCTCAGCCTGGCGGCGGCATTGCTGGTTGGTGCGATTGTCTCCACCACAGATCCATCGGCGGTGGTCAGCATCTTCCGGTCCATCTCGGCGCCGCGACGGTTGGCGCGGATTATTGAAGGTGAAAGCCTTTTGAATGATGCTGCGGCCATCGCGCTTGCAGCGGTGTTTATGCAGTATGTCCGGACCAATTCACCCGACCCATCGGTGCAAAGCGCGCTTGCGCAGTTTCCGGTTTTGCTTGTGGGCGGGGCTGTTGTTGGCTGGATAGCCGCGCGGATTACGATCTGGATCATGGCGCTTTTCAGCCGGTATGAGCTGGCGGTGATCTCGGTTTCTATTACCTTGCCGTATCTGTCCTATATCATCGCCGAGCAAAGCGTTGGCGCGTCGGGTGTGATTGCCGTGGTTGTGGCCGCGATGACCCTGCAACTGACCGGCCCGGGGCGCCTGCCGCCCGGTACATGGCAAAACCTGCGTGATGTTTGGGGGCTTTTGGCACATTGGGCCGGCGCGCTGATCTTTATTCTGGCGGCTTTGCTGATTCCGCGCATGTTGGAAACGGTGCAATGGTCGGATCTGGGGCTGATCATTGTCGTTGTGGGGGCTGCAATTTTTGCCCGCGCGATTATTCTGTACGGGTTGCTGCCGCTGCTGACGCGGCTCGGCCTTTCGCCGAAGGTGGAGCGGCCTTACCGCGTGGCCATCATGTGGGGGGGGTTGCGTGGGGCGGTTACGCTTTCGCTGGCGCTGGCTGTGACCGAAAGCCTTACCATCCCGCCCGAGATTAAACGTCAGGTCGCGGTTCTGGCCACGGGATTTACCCTGTTCACATTGCTGGTGCAGGGGACGACCCTGCGCTTGGTGATCGGCTGGCTGGGGCTGGACAAGCTGTCACCGCTGGATAACGCGCTTTATAATCAGGTGATCGCTGTTGCGTTGCAAACTGTGCGTGAAGATCTGGCGAAGGTGACCGAAAACTATGACCTGACCAAGGAAACCGTGCGCGCCGAGGCCAAGAAATTCGGCGAGCGTTTGGAGTTGGCCGTAAAATCCGCGGATGACAAGACCGAGATCCTCGACCGCGACCGCATCACGCTTGGGCTGATCGCCTTGGCCAGCGCCGAGCGCGACTCCCTGCTGACGCGATTTCGGGACCGGACGATTTCGGCGGGCCTGTCGGAACGTTTGCTGTCGGATGCGGATGCATTGATCGAGGGTTCTCGTTTTGCGGGGCGTGACGGCTATAAAGCGGCGTCAAATCGCAGTCTCGGGTTCGGGCGCTGGCTGCGTCTGGCCGTGTTTTTGCACAATCGTTTGCGGTTTTCCCGACCCTTGGCCCATATCACGGCAACCCGGTTCGGGTTGTTGCTGTCGCAGCGGTTGGTTCTGCGGGATTTGCACGGCTTTATTGACGGGCGCATCCGCCGTATCCATGGCCGCCGTGTGGCGGAATTGCTGCATGCCATGCTGGAGCGCCGGATCGAGCGGGTGGAGCAGGCGCTGGACGGATTGCGGCTGCAATATCCCGGCTATGCCGAGGAAATGGAACGTCGTTTTATCCGGCGTGTTGCGCTGCGGCTGGAGGAGCGCGAATATGACACGTTGATGGAGGATGGTCTGATCGGGGAAGAGGTCCACTCGGCGCTGACGCTGGATATTGGCGCACGTCGTGATCGGGCCGAGGCTTCTCCGCTATTGGATCTGGCGATGCAAAAGAAAGAGCTGGTGCGTCAGTTCCCGCTGTTTTCTGATATGGACGACGCGGTATTGAACCGCTTGGCGCGCAATCTTGTCACGCGATATGTTAATCCCGGAGAGTGGGTCTTGCGGCGCGATAGCGCCTCCCGGAACGTCTATTTTGTGGCGTCGGGCGCCGTGGAAATGGACGTGGCAGGCCAGACATGGCGTTTGGGGCGCGGAGAGATGTTTGGCCAGATGGGGATGCTGATGCGCAAACCGTCACGTGCGGCGGTTCGTGCAATTGCGCCTTCGACCTTGCTGATGCTGGATGAGGCTCGGTTTTTGCGCCTGCTCAAACGCAGCAAGGCCATTCAGGGGGCCGTTCATGCCAGTGCTGCTAGACGTGGTATTCCGATCGACCAACTGTCGATGGGCGGCTAA
- a CDS encoding universal stress protein encodes MGTILVATDFSERSDQAMERAALIAARKGARLHVVHVVDDDQKQRLIDSEVAASQELLQEDAQRLRTTHSNLTCTTDVVMGDPFEGIGKAADSVTPSLVVLGAHRRHLLRDVFVGTTAQRTIRRTRRPVLMVNVPPTRSYGNVLLSTDFSDASRAAARTLAKLDLTEPQNVTLLHVYETLAEQMMFRSALTKQQMERHQDELKQEADRALAAFLATLSPTGFKMMTSPYETNVSASILEVAREQAADLIVAVSQGRNDLKKTLLGSVAEEILRRADRDVLIIPPAKKD; translated from the coding sequence ATGGGGACAATTCTGGTTGCCACCGATTTTTCGGAACGGTCGGATCAGGCCATGGAACGTGCCGCCCTGATCGCCGCCCGTAAGGGGGCGCGTCTGCATGTTGTGCATGTCGTGGATGATGACCAGAAACAGCGCCTTATTGATAGTGAAGTCGCCGCCTCGCAGGAATTGCTGCAAGAGGATGCCCAAAGATTGCGCACGACCCATAGCAACCTGACCTGCACCACGGATGTGGTGATGGGCGACCCGTTTGAGGGTATCGGCAAAGCTGCGGATAGTGTCACGCCCTCGCTTGTGGTTCTGGGCGCGCACCGTCGCCACCTGCTGCGTGATGTCTTTGTCGGCACCACGGCGCAGCGCACGATCCGCCGCACGCGCAGGCCGGTGTTGATGGTCAATGTGCCGCCGACACGTAGCTATGGTAATGTGCTGCTCAGCACTGATTTCTCGGACGCCTCGCGGGCTGCGGCCCGGACGCTTGCCAAGCTGGACCTGACCGAACCGCAGAATGTGACCTTGCTCCATGTCTATGAAACGCTGGCCGAACAGATGATGTTTCGCAGCGCGCTGACCAAGCAGCAGATGGAGCGGCATCAAGATGAGTTGAAGCAAGAGGCAGACCGTGCGCTTGCAGCCTTCCTTGCAACTTTATCGCCAACGGGCTTCAAGATGATGACCAGCCCCTATGAGACCAACGTATCTGCCTCTATTCTGGAGGTGGCTCGTGAACAGGCGGCAGATTTGATCGTGGCTGTCAGTCAGGGGCGTAATGATCTTAAGAAAACGCTTTTGGGCAGCGTGGCTGAGGAAATTCTGCGCCGCGCCGATCGTGATGTGCTGATAATTCCACCTGCAAAAAAGGACTGA
- the mnmH gene encoding tRNA 2-selenouridine(34) synthase MnmH, producing the protein MALTLTALPQIAELAFDDIIDVRSPSEYAEDHIPGAINLPVLDDAERAEVGTIYKQDSPFRARKVGAALVAANAARHLQGALADKPGGWRPLVYCWRGGQRSGSFASILSQIGWRVELVSGGYKAYRHLVVDALYDTAFPSPVVLLGGNTGTAKTAQLHRLAARGAQMLDLEGLANHRGSLFGAMAGGQPSQKGFESRLAAAMAKLDPARVVVVEAESSKVGDCRLPPGLWKAMTAAPRLEVVAPVSARARYLVSAYGDMVQDPARLASVIASLRRAQSEEQVTDWLEMASAGAFEDLAAGLMTQHYDPRYAKHRVRLDQGVEEFETDSLDDEALERLADRLMVRLGCSNSLY; encoded by the coding sequence ATGGCATTGACCCTTACCGCGCTGCCACAGATCGCAGAGCTTGCGTTTGATGACATCATCGATGTGCGCAGCCCGTCCGAATATGCCGAAGATCACATTCCCGGCGCGATAAACCTTCCGGTTCTGGATGATGCGGAGCGGGCTGAGGTTGGCACGATCTACAAGCAAGACAGCCCGTTTCGGGCGCGCAAAGTGGGGGCGGCCTTGGTTGCGGCCAATGCGGCGCGGCATTTGCAAGGCGCGTTGGCGGATAAGCCCGGCGGCTGGCGTCCTTTGGTTTACTGCTGGCGGGGCGGGCAACGCTCGGGGTCTTTCGCCTCGATCCTGTCGCAGATCGGCTGGCGGGTGGAATTGGTGTCGGGGGGCTACAAGGCCTACAGGCATCTGGTTGTCGACGCGCTTTATGATACGGCTTTCCCCAGCCCCGTTGTCTTGCTTGGCGGGAATACCGGAACGGCCAAGACCGCGCAGTTGCACAGGCTGGCCGCCCGAGGGGCGCAGATGCTGGACCTTGAAGGCCTGGCCAATCATCGCGGCTCGCTTTTCGGCGCGATGGCGGGGGGGCAGCCAAGCCAGAAAGGCTTTGAATCGCGTCTTGCCGCCGCAATGGCCAAGCTCGATCCCGCCCGCGTTGTGGTGGTGGAGGCTGAAAGCTCCAAGGTGGGGGACTGTCGTTTGCCGCCGGGGCTGTGGAAGGCCATGACCGCCGCGCCGCGATTGGAGGTGGTCGCCCCCGTTTCGGCACGGGCACGCTACCTCGTTTCCGCTTATGGCGACATGGTGCAAGATCCGGCGCGGCTTGCCTCTGTGATTGCCAGCCTGCGCCGCGCGCAATCAGAAGAGCAGGTCACGGATTGGCTGGAGATGGCATCGGCCGGCGCATTTGAGGACCTCGCAGCGGGGCTTATGACCCAGCATTATGATCCGCGATACGCCAAGCACCGCGTAAGACTGGATCAAGGGGTGGAGGAGTTTGAGACCGACAGCCTGGACGATGAGGCGCTGGAGCGATTGGCCGATCGGTTGATGGTCCGGCTGGGCTGTTCGAATTCGCTTTATTAA
- the argE gene encoding acetylornithine deacetylase — protein MDMRAILDRLIGFETVSHMTNVPLMRYVEGLLAEAGIASTLIFDETGEKANLYARVGPEDVPGVVLSGHVDVVPVEGQAWTRPPFALTQEGDRLYGRGTTDMKGFDACAIVCMLNAAKRDLKVPLILALSHDEEIGCRGVGSMIDAMAEWPVQPRLCIIGEPTSMEAAIGHKGKIALRLSCTGRGGHSSAAPNALNAIHLATDFIGAVRELQAEVATSGPFDSDYGVPYTTLHVGKINGGVQVNVVANACVIDMEIRSLAQDDPARLIERLKAEAEAIVVPLRADFPEAAIEVERLWDYPGLGTAPDADVVSFVKGLTGGNTHVKVAFGTEGGMFAQRLGLPTVVCGPGAMTQGHMPDEYVEIAQLERCEAMLDALLARCEAGF, from the coding sequence ATGGATATGCGCGCCATCCTTGACCGCCTGATCGGCTTTGAAACCGTTAGCCATATGACCAACGTACCTTTGATGCGCTATGTCGAAGGGCTCTTGGCCGAGGCGGGGATTGCCTCGACGCTGATCTTTGACGAGACCGGCGAGAAGGCGAACCTTTATGCGCGGGTCGGGCCAGAGGATGTGCCGGGGGTGGTTTTGTCGGGCCATGTCGATGTGGTTCCGGTTGAGGGGCAGGCTTGGACCCGCCCGCCTTTCGCGCTGACGCAAGAGGGCGACCGGCTTTACGGGCGCGGCACCACCGACATGAAGGGTTTCGATGCCTGTGCGATTGTCTGCATGTTGAATGCTGCCAAGCGGGATTTGAAGGTGCCACTGATCCTTGCCCTGTCGCATGATGAAGAGATCGGCTGTCGTGGTGTCGGTTCCATGATTGATGCGATGGCCGAATGGCCGGTGCAGCCGCGTCTTTGCATCATCGGTGAACCCACCAGCATGGAGGCGGCGATTGGCCATAAGGGCAAGATCGCGCTTCGGCTAAGCTGTACGGGGCGTGGCGGGCATAGCTCGGCCGCGCCCAATGCCTTGAATGCGATCCATCTGGCGACGGATTTTATCGGCGCCGTGCGGGAGCTGCAGGCAGAGGTCGCCACATCCGGTCCGTTTGATAGCGATTACGGTGTGCCCTACACCACCTTGCATGTCGGCAAGATCAACGGCGGGGTGCAGGTGAATGTCGTGGCCAACGCCTGCGTGATCGATATGGAGATACGCTCGCTTGCGCAGGACGATCCGGCGCGGCTGATCGAACGGCTCAAGGCCGAGGCCGAGGCGATTGTCGTCCCCCTGCGTGCCGATTTCCCCGAGGCCGCGATCGAGGTGGAACGCCTGTGGGATTACCCCGGCCTTGGCACTGCCCCTGATGCCGATGTTGTCAGCTTTGTCAAAGGGCTGACCGGCGGCAATACCCACGTCAAAGTCGCCTTTGGCACCGAGGGCGGCATGTTTGCCCAACGGCTTGGCCTGCCGACCGTGGTTTGCGGGCCGGGTGCCATGACCCAAGGGCATATGCCGGATGAATATGTCGAGATCGCCCAGTTGGAACGTTGTGAGGCGATGCTGGACGCTTTGCTGGCACGCTGTGAGGCCGGATTTTGA
- a CDS encoding ABC transporter permease — MKLAFRLARRELRGGLRGFRVFLACLTLGVAAIAAVGMVRAAIEGGLAEQGAALLGGDAQMEFTYRRANPEELAFMEDMAAATSEVIDFRSMAVVGDDRALTQVKAVDAAYPLIGEVVLDPVMPLEVALVGANGLPGAVLDRVLVDRLGLAVGDSFMMGSQSFHLSAVLVTEPDSATGGFGLGPRSMVLTDSLEGSGLIGAGSLFESQYRLMLPPDTDLEVAKAQAEDAFRNKGMRWSDSRRATPGVARFVDRIGSFLVLVGLAGLAVGGVGVSAAVRAYLEGKVTTIATLKTLGASGAMIFQTYLMQIGVLTVLGVTMGLILGAGVPLALSPVIAASLPFPVAFGLYPAPLAQAAFYGIVTALLFTLWPLARVQNVRVAVLYRGGEGKVAWPSWPLWLAMGALVALLVGGAAWLSGLALLALWSASGVVAALGILWLAAFALRFVARALARSRMVRGHVGLRAALASIGGPRDEAASVILSLGLGLTVLAAVGQIDANLRAAIDRDLPAIAPSYFFVDIQNDQIDGFLDRTQNDPEVSKVESSPMLRGVVTQINGVDARQVAGEHWVVRGDRGVTYAATLPEGTVVTGGEFWPEDYQGPPQLSFAQEEADEIGLTLGDTVTVNILGRDIEAEITSFRDVDFSTGGMGFVMMLNPSALAGAPHTHIATVYSTPETEAALLRDVAGAYPNITAVRVRDAINRVADALSAIATATAWAAGATLLTGFVVLIGAAAAGERSRVYEAAILKTLGASRAQIMGSFALRSGLTGAAAGIVAIAAGGAAAWAVMHFVMEVDFVFEPVSALAIVGGGVLATLLAGLAFVWRPLKARPAQVLRAQE; from the coding sequence ATGAAGTTGGCCTTTCGTCTTGCGCGGCGTGAATTGCGCGGTGGTTTGCGTGGCTTTCGGGTGTTTTTGGCCTGTTTGACGCTGGGCGTTGCCGCGATTGCCGCCGTGGGCATGGTCCGCGCCGCGATTGAAGGAGGGCTGGCCGAACAGGGCGCGGCACTGTTGGGCGGTGATGCGCAGATGGAATTTACCTATCGCCGTGCCAATCCCGAAGAGCTGGCCTTTATGGAGGATATGGCCGCCGCCACATCCGAGGTGATCGATTTCCGTTCTATGGCGGTGGTGGGCGATGATCGCGCGCTGACGCAGGTCAAAGCGGTGGATGCGGCCTATCCCTTGATTGGCGAGGTGGTGCTTGATCCGGTGATGCCGCTGGAGGTGGCCCTTGTGGGTGCGAATGGCCTGCCCGGCGCGGTGCTGGACAGGGTGCTTGTGGACCGGCTTGGCCTTGCCGTTGGCGACAGCTTTATGATGGGCAGCCAAAGCTTTCACCTCTCGGCCGTTCTGGTGACCGAACCTGATAGTGCTACGGGCGGCTTTGGCCTTGGGCCACGATCGATGGTGCTGACAGATAGCCTTGAGGGGTCTGGCCTTATTGGTGCCGGCAGCCTGTTTGAATCGCAATACCGTTTGATGTTGCCACCCGATACCGATCTGGAAGTCGCCAAGGCCCAAGCCGAGGATGCATTTCGTAACAAGGGCATGCGCTGGTCTGATAGCCGTCGCGCAACGCCGGGGGTGGCGCGTTTTGTGGACCGGATCGGATCGTTTCTGGTGCTTGTCGGGCTGGCGGGACTGGCTGTGGGCGGGGTTGGGGTTTCGGCCGCTGTGCGCGCCTATCTGGAAGGTAAGGTGACAACGATTGCCACGCTGAAAACGCTTGGTGCCTCGGGGGCGATGATTTTTCAGACGTATCTGATGCAAATCGGTGTGCTGACGGTTTTGGGCGTGACGATGGGGCTGATCTTGGGCGCGGGGGTGCCATTGGCGCTGTCGCCCGTGATTGCGGCATCGCTGCCGTTTCCGGTGGCCTTTGGGCTTTATCCGGCACCCTTGGCGCAGGCTGCATTTTACGGGATCGTGACGGCACTTTTGTTCACGCTTTGGCCGCTGGCGCGGGTGCAGAATGTGCGGGTGGCGGTGCTGTACCGTGGCGGTGAGGGCAAGGTTGCTTGGCCAAGCTGGCCGTTGTGGCTGGCGATGGGCGCACTTGTGGCGCTGCTGGTTGGCGGGGCGGCATGGCTTTCGGGGCTGGCGCTTTTGGCGCTGTGGTCGGCGTCGGGTGTTGTTGCGGCGCTTGGAATTTTGTGGCTGGCGGCTTTTGCCTTGCGCTTTGTGGCGCGCGCGCTTGCCCGTTCGCGGATGGTGCGCGGGCATGTCGGACTTCGGGCCGCTTTGGCCTCCATCGGCGGGCCGCGGGATGAGGCGGCCTCGGTGATCTTGTCGCTGGGGCTGGGGCTGACAGTGCTGGCCGCAGTCGGTCAAATTGATGCCAATCTGCGCGCCGCGATTGACCGTGATTTGCCTGCCATCGCGCCGTCCTATTTCTTTGTTGATATTCAGAATGACCAGATCGACGGCTTTTTGGACCGCACACAGAATGACCCCGAGGTTAGCAAAGTCGAAAGCTCTCCGATGTTGCGGGGGGTTGTGACGCAGATCAACGGGGTCGATGCGCGCCAAGTTGCGGGCGAACATTGGGTTGTACGCGGCGATCGCGGCGTGACCTATGCCGCCACCCTGCCCGAAGGGACGGTCGTGACCGGCGGTGAATTCTGGCCCGAGGATTATCAAGGTCCGCCACAGCTTTCCTTTGCCCAAGAGGAGGCGGATGAGATTGGCCTGACCCTTGGCGATACCGTCACCGTCAATATCCTCGGGCGCGATATCGAGGCCGAGATCACCAGCTTTCGCGATGTGGATTTTTCGACCGGCGGTATGGGCTTTGTGATGATGCTGAACCCTTCGGCGCTTGCGGGCGCACCCCACACCCATATCGCCACGGTCTATTCCACGCCTGAGACAGAGGCTGCTTTGCTGCGCGATGTGGCGGGGGCTTACCCCAATATCACGGCGGTGCGCGTGCGTGATGCGATCAACCGTGTGGCGGATGCGCTTTCGGCGATTGCCACGGCGACGGCCTGGGCGGCGGGGGCGACTTTGTTGACCGGCTTTGTCGTCTTGATCGGGGCGGCAGCGGCGGGTGAGCGTAGCCGCGTTTATGAGGCCGCGATCCTGAAAACCCTCGGCGCAAGTCGGGCGCAGATCATGGGCAGTTTCGCGCTGCGATCGGGCTTGACGGGGGCGGCGGCGGGCATCGTGGCGATTGCTGCGGGCGGGGCGGCGGCATGGGCCGTGATGCACTTTGTAATGGAGGTGGATTTCGTGTTTGAGCCTGTCTCGGCGCTGGCCATTGTTGGCGGCGGTGTGCTGGCGACATTGCTGGCGGGTCTGGCCTTTGTCTGGCGGCCGCTCAAGGCGCGCCCGGCACAGGTTTTGCGCGCGCAGGAGTGA
- a CDS encoding ABC transporter ATP-binding protein, protein MTTPILGLQDASLTLAGNAGPVNILRDITLEVAPGESVGLIGPSGSGKSSLLMVMGGLEQATSGRVLALGHDLTAMDEDALARFRRDNMGVVFQSFHLIPTMTALENVALPLELGGVQDAFGRAVEELVAVGLGARMDHYPSQMSGGEQQRVALARAAAPRPAILLADEPTGNLDGKNGAAIMDLLFGLRDRHEATLIMVTHAPELAARCSRVIRLKDGRIDGEGLEAAA, encoded by the coding sequence ATGACGACACCTATTCTGGGGCTGCAAGACGCAAGCCTGACACTGGCAGGCAATGCAGGTCCGGTAAATATATTACGTGACATCACGCTTGAGGTCGCGCCGGGGGAAAGCGTCGGGTTGATCGGGCCGTCTGGGTCTGGCAAATCGTCTCTCCTTATGGTGATGGGCGGGCTGGAACAGGCCACCTCGGGGCGGGTGCTTGCGCTGGGGCATGACCTGACCGCGATGGACGAAGACGCGCTTGCACGCTTCCGCAGGGATAATATGGGGGTGGTGTTCCAATCTTTCCACCTTATCCCGACAATGACCGCGCTGGAAAATGTGGCGCTGCCCTTGGAACTGGGCGGGGTGCAGGATGCCTTTGGCCGCGCGGTCGAGGAATTGGTCGCCGTGGGGTTGGGGGCGCGCATGGATCATTACCCCAGCCAGATGTCGGGCGGGGAACAGCAACGTGTGGCCCTTGCCCGTGCCGCCGCACCGCGCCCCGCGATCTTGCTTGCGGATGAACCCACCGGCAATCTGGATGGCAAAAACGGCGCGGCAATCATGGATTTGCTGTTCGGCCTGCGCGACCGGCATGAGGCGACCTTGATCATGGTCACCCATGCGCCGGAACTGGCTGCGCGCTGTTCACGTGTCATCCGCCTGAAAGATGGCCGGATCGACGGCGAAGGCCTAGAGGCCGCAGCATGA